From one Rattus norvegicus strain BN/NHsdMcwi chromosome 7, GRCr8, whole genome shotgun sequence genomic stretch:
- the Chrac1 gene encoding chromatin accessibility complex protein 1, translating to MADSVVGKDKCGEQRLVSLPLSRIRVIMKSSPEVSSINQEALVLTAKATELFVQYLATCSYRHGSGKAKKALTYSDLASAAEDSETLQFLADILPKKILASKYLKMLKEKREEEDDDDDGSDLGEVPA from the exons ATGGCGGACTCGGTCGTGGGTAAGGACAAGTGCGGGGAACAGCGGCTCGTGTCGCTGCCCCTGTCCCGCATCCGAGTCATCATGAAGAGCTCTCCTGAGGTGTCGAGCATCAACCAGGAGGCACTAGTGCTCACGGCCAAGGCCACG GAGCTCTTTGTTCAGTATCTAGCCACCTGTTCCTACAGACACGGCAGTGGCAAAGCCAAGAAAGCGCTGACATACAGTGACTTAGCCAGCGCTGCCGAGGATTCAGAGACACTTCAGTTTCTCGCAG ATATATTACCAAAGAAGATTTTAGCTAGTAAGTACCTGAAAATGCtcaaagagaagagggaggaagaggacgaTGATGACGATGGTAGCGACCTTGGTGAAGTGCCGGCTTAG